A window of Natrinema versiforme contains these coding sequences:
- a CDS encoding transposase, whose amino-acid sequence MSRLRDTLADLIDERFRTAVLLGLASIPFTVALSWESAPTSFSAEAVVAAGLLAGLHYAGRSSENADVGLLEGLRYGKRPAVNRRAGVVVGAVGSAPAVGWAIGYMLERAWSLSGWLGAAAAALLPAVVPLLVALFALAGGVGAAVGDWLVTRVDRARDRARSRAEPDADGDVSGWWRWVIAYIVFAPAVLLYTFGVGPESGAAFALSVLALLVLVPFSLFVAVALFEDAVTLREVGRDRGPNYWAYVGAPLAAYAVVYLVATALASPNPSGDGVYGFVVALWISSAVYLSYRRRYVGTA is encoded by the coding sequence GTGTCCCGACTTCGCGACACCCTCGCGGACCTGATCGACGAGCGGTTCCGAACGGCGGTCCTCCTCGGACTCGCGTCGATCCCGTTTACCGTTGCCCTCTCGTGGGAGTCCGCGCCGACGTCGTTTTCGGCCGAAGCCGTCGTCGCAGCCGGTCTGCTCGCCGGCCTCCACTACGCCGGCCGCTCGAGCGAGAACGCCGACGTCGGCCTCCTCGAGGGGCTTCGGTACGGCAAGCGACCGGCCGTGAACCGCCGGGCCGGTGTGGTCGTCGGCGCCGTCGGCTCCGCGCCGGCAGTCGGCTGGGCGATCGGTTACATGCTCGAGCGCGCGTGGTCCCTGTCGGGGTGGCTGGGAGCGGCCGCCGCTGCCCTGCTCCCGGCCGTCGTTCCGCTTCTCGTCGCGCTCTTCGCGCTGGCCGGCGGCGTCGGCGCGGCGGTCGGTGACTGGCTGGTCACGCGGGTCGATCGGGCTCGAGACAGGGCCCGGTCACGGGCGGAGCCGGACGCGGACGGCGACGTCTCCGGCTGGTGGCGCTGGGTCATCGCGTATATCGTCTTCGCGCCGGCGGTGTTGCTCTACACGTTCGGCGTCGGACCGGAGAGCGGTGCCGCGTTCGCCCTCTCGGTGCTGGCGCTGCTCGTGTTAGTTCCGTTCTCCCTCTTCGTCGCCGTCGCGCTCTTCGAGGACGCGGTGACCCTTCGGGAGGTGGGACGCGACCGAGGCCCCAACTACTGGGCGTACGTCGGCGCGCCGCTGGCCGCCTATGCCGTCGTGTATCTGGTCGCGACGGCGCTGGCGTCGCCGAACCCGTCGGGAGACGGTGTGTACGGGTTCGTCGTCGCGCTCTGGATTTCCTCGGCCGTCTACCTCAGCTACAGGCGTCGATACGTTGGAACGGCCTGA
- a CDS encoding molybdopterin-synthase adenylyltransferase MoeB, which yields MSDLRLDATQLDRYSRHVIMDEIGPEGQQRLLEGSVLVVGAGGLGSPAIQYLAAAGVGRLGIVDDDVVERSNLQRQIIHRDDDVGRPKVESAADYVAALNPDIEVETHETRVTADTVAALGDDYDIVLDASDNFATRYLLNDHCVLTETPLFHGAIYRFEGQITSFTNERGGDRDESPPCYRCLFPEAPEPGTVPDCATTGVLGVLPGTVGCIQATEVVKYLLEKGDLLEGRLLMYDAMGMSFEEVPIQSNPACPVCGEDPEIESVGDVAYEGTCEISAD from the coding sequence ATGAGCGACCTGCGCCTCGACGCGACCCAACTCGATCGCTACTCGAGACACGTCATCATGGACGAGATCGGCCCCGAGGGCCAGCAACGCCTGCTCGAGGGCTCCGTGCTGGTCGTCGGTGCGGGCGGGCTCGGTTCGCCGGCGATCCAGTACCTCGCGGCGGCCGGCGTCGGCCGGTTGGGTATCGTCGATGACGACGTCGTCGAGCGGTCGAACCTGCAGCGCCAGATCATCCACCGTGACGACGACGTGGGCCGGCCGAAAGTCGAGAGCGCCGCCGACTACGTCGCGGCGCTGAACCCCGACATCGAGGTCGAAACCCACGAGACCCGCGTCACGGCCGACACCGTCGCGGCCCTCGGCGACGACTACGACATCGTCCTCGATGCCAGCGACAACTTCGCCACCCGGTACCTGCTCAACGACCACTGCGTGCTCACCGAGACGCCGCTGTTCCACGGCGCGATCTACCGCTTCGAGGGCCAGATCACGTCGTTCACCAACGAGCGCGGCGGCGACCGCGACGAGTCACCGCCGTGTTACCGCTGTCTCTTCCCCGAGGCACCCGAGCCCGGCACTGTCCCCGACTGCGCGACCACCGGCGTGCTCGGCGTCCTCCCCGGCACCGTCGGCTGCATTCAGGCCACCGAGGTCGTCAAGTACCTGCTCGAGAAGGGCGATCTGCTCGAGGGACGCCTGCTGATGTACGACGCGATGGGCATGAGTTTCGAGGAGGTGCCGATCCAGTCGAACCCGGCGTGTCCGGTCTGCGGGGAGGACCCCGAAATCGAGTCCGTCGGGGACGTGGCCTACGAGGGAACCTGCGAGATTTCCGCCGATTGA
- a CDS encoding SDR family oxidoreductase — protein MDFDLDGNSALVTAASSGLGFASARALAADGANVAICGRDAERLADAREELSETGDGEVLAVQADLTDPDDVSHLVSETVDAFGGLDHLVTSSGGPPSTTFLETDEQDWYQAYDLLVMSVVWTIEESYDHLLESDHGTITCITSRTVREVADGLLLSNSVRRGVIGLVKTVSREFAPEIRANAVLPGTIETARIEELLEARVERGTYDDYEAGLAAMADDIPMDRIGEPRELGDVVAFLSSPRASFVNGAEIPIDGGLLRS, from the coding sequence ATGGACTTCGACCTCGACGGCAACAGCGCACTGGTGACCGCCGCCTCGAGCGGCCTCGGCTTTGCGAGTGCACGGGCGTTGGCAGCGGACGGCGCGAACGTCGCGATCTGTGGCCGCGACGCGGAGCGGCTCGCGGATGCGCGCGAAGAACTCTCGGAGACGGGCGACGGCGAGGTGCTCGCCGTGCAGGCCGACCTCACCGACCCGGACGACGTCTCCCACCTCGTGAGCGAGACGGTCGACGCCTTCGGCGGGCTCGACCACCTCGTCACCTCCTCGGGCGGCCCGCCGAGTACGACCTTCCTCGAGACCGACGAACAGGACTGGTATCAGGCCTACGACCTGCTGGTGATGAGCGTCGTCTGGACGATCGAGGAGAGCTACGACCACCTCCTCGAGTCCGATCACGGGACGATCACCTGCATCACCTCGCGTACCGTCCGGGAGGTGGCGGACGGCTTGCTGCTCTCGAACTCGGTGCGCCGGGGCGTGATCGGCCTCGTCAAGACTGTCTCGCGGGAGTTCGCCCCCGAAATCCGGGCCAACGCGGTCCTCCCGGGGACGATCGAAACGGCCCGGATCGAGGAACTCCTCGAGGCCCGCGTCGAGCGCGGCACCTACGACGACTATGAGGCGGGGCTGGCGGCGATGGCCGACGACATCCCGATGGACCGCATCGGCGAGCCGCGCGAACTGGGCGACGTTGTCGCGTTCCTCTCGAGTCCGCGAGCGAGCTTCGTCAACGGAGCCGAGATCCCGATCGACGGCGGGCTGTTGCGGAGCTAA
- a CDS encoding multidrug efflux SMR transporter: MSWPLLFVAGLFEIAWAIGLHYSDGLSRPIPTVGTAVALLLSMVLLSRAVQTLPIGTAYAVWTGIGAVGTATLGIALLDEPVTLARLGFLSLIVVGIVGLHFVSTG; this comes from the coding sequence ATGTCGTGGCCGCTGCTGTTCGTCGCGGGACTGTTCGAAATCGCGTGGGCGATCGGGCTCCACTACTCCGATGGACTCTCGAGACCGATCCCGACGGTCGGGACGGCGGTCGCGCTCCTCCTGAGTATGGTACTGCTCTCGCGGGCGGTCCAGACGTTGCCGATCGGAACCGCGTACGCGGTCTGGACGGGGATCGGTGCGGTCGGGACGGCGACGCTCGGCATCGCATTGCTCGACGAACCGGTGACGCTCGCTCGCCTCGGCTTTCTGTCCCTCATCGTCGTCGGAATCGTCGGTCTGCATTTCGTCTCGACCGGCTAA
- a CDS encoding methyl-accepting chemotaxis protein, whose protein sequence is MASLSALVPSFVRQRYLVKFVVSILAVVLVIGAVGAVSYVDINNTVRADSNEQLESTAEMQADTISNWVETMRVQTRTASDSQVLQDGDPQEVQGQLVEEQARMDVDVRAIHYVDTENNEIVTSTNADYRGESFADLSEPWATDGFEENLGLEESVWNSQEAYQSPTLDDQVMAFASPVTEREDRAVVIIGTLEYQVQQLHQENTSASTAILDSDGSAVFQAESASAVDGSVDDDAMAAALGGRLTRIQGDDAVRAYVPVGNTQWVAVTTVPNEQAYGVVSDVETNVVAMVLTSLIALGVVGIVLGRQTVGPLARLRDRTTEMEQGNLDVDLETDRVDEIGRLYDGFDSMRNSLRDQIEAAETAREEAEAARAETESINRHLEAKAEEFSAVMDDCADGDLTRRLDPESESQAMTDIAEAFNEMIADLEETTADVKTFANEVAAASEQVTASSEEVRSASQQVSVSVQEISEGADRQHENLHSVNQEMSDLSTTTEEIAASSNNVADLAERTAETGRLGREAAQEAIDGMHEIEAESTEAVEAIRDLEAEMAQVDELVEFITEVARETNMLALNANIEASRGGGEGEGSGFGAVATQVKELAADTKSTAEDIEQRLERIDEQTAETATEVQQTADRVAEHVDSVENAVEALDEIADYADRTNEGVQEISAATEEQAASTQEVVAMVSSATDISESTAAEAQRVAAAAEEQTSALSEVTESASSLTDQASYLSETLDHFETDEVADVDVSADDYDTDGETIAFDETEIDGADGATESVDSDSSTEPDEDASEVEAESNGGITDAGSIDRDAEPEPDTDAVTDSVPDDETPDSVDGADAAELDEAETETETAEDDAAANSEPRDSDAGDGTDDDRGDGGAVPSDRESGFTFSQFDDE, encoded by the coding sequence ATGGCGTCGCTTTCCGCTCTGGTGCCGTCGTTCGTCAGGCAGCGGTATCTCGTGAAGTTCGTGGTATCGATTCTGGCGGTCGTGCTCGTTATCGGGGCCGTCGGCGCGGTCAGCTACGTCGATATCAACAACACGGTTCGGGCGGACTCGAACGAGCAACTCGAATCGACCGCCGAGATGCAGGCCGACACGATCAGCAACTGGGTCGAGACGATGCGGGTCCAGACGCGGACCGCCTCCGATTCGCAGGTCCTCCAGGACGGCGATCCGCAGGAAGTCCAGGGCCAACTCGTCGAGGAGCAAGCCCGGATGGACGTCGACGTGCGGGCGATCCACTACGTCGACACCGAGAACAACGAGATCGTGACGAGTACGAACGCCGACTACCGCGGCGAGTCGTTCGCGGACCTTTCGGAACCGTGGGCGACCGACGGCTTCGAGGAGAACCTCGGGCTTGAGGAGTCCGTCTGGAACTCCCAGGAAGCGTACCAATCGCCGACTCTCGACGACCAGGTCATGGCCTTCGCCAGTCCGGTGACGGAACGCGAAGATCGAGCCGTCGTCATCATCGGCACGCTCGAGTATCAGGTCCAACAGCTCCATCAGGAGAACACGTCCGCGTCGACGGCCATTCTCGATAGCGACGGGTCGGCGGTCTTTCAGGCCGAATCCGCGTCTGCCGTCGATGGCTCGGTCGACGACGACGCGATGGCTGCCGCCCTGGGCGGCCGGCTGACCCGCATTCAGGGCGACGACGCGGTGCGAGCGTACGTTCCCGTCGGGAACACGCAGTGGGTCGCCGTCACGACCGTTCCGAACGAGCAGGCGTACGGCGTCGTCTCCGACGTCGAAACGAACGTCGTCGCGATGGTGCTGACGAGCCTGATCGCGCTCGGCGTCGTCGGCATCGTTCTCGGCCGGCAGACCGTCGGCCCGCTGGCCAGATTGCGCGACCGGACGACCGAGATGGAGCAGGGCAACCTCGACGTCGATCTCGAGACGGATCGCGTCGACGAGATCGGGCGGCTGTACGACGGCTTCGACAGCATGCGGAACTCGCTGCGCGACCAGATCGAAGCCGCCGAGACCGCACGCGAAGAGGCCGAAGCGGCCCGGGCCGAGACCGAGTCGATAAACCGCCATCTCGAGGCGAAAGCCGAGGAGTTCAGCGCCGTGATGGACGACTGTGCGGACGGCGACCTGACCCGCCGGCTCGATCCCGAAAGCGAGAGTCAGGCAATGACGGACATCGCCGAGGCGTTCAACGAGATGATCGCCGACCTCGAGGAGACGACAGCCGACGTCAAAACCTTCGCCAACGAGGTGGCGGCGGCCAGCGAACAGGTAACCGCATCCAGCGAAGAGGTTCGCTCGGCCTCCCAGCAGGTCTCCGTGTCGGTCCAAGAGATCTCCGAGGGCGCCGACCGGCAACACGAGAACCTCCACTCGGTCAACCAGGAGATGAGCGATCTCTCCACGACGACCGAAGAGATCGCTGCCTCCTCGAACAACGTCGCCGACCTCGCCGAGCGGACGGCCGAAACCGGCCGCCTCGGTCGCGAGGCGGCCCAGGAGGCGATCGACGGGATGCACGAGATCGAAGCGGAGTCGACCGAGGCCGTCGAGGCCATCCGAGACCTCGAGGCGGAGATGGCACAGGTCGACGAACTGGTCGAGTTCATCACCGAGGTCGCCCGCGAGACGAACATGCTCGCGTTGAACGCGAACATCGAGGCCTCGCGGGGCGGCGGCGAGGGCGAGGGCTCCGGTTTCGGTGCCGTCGCGACGCAGGTCAAGGAACTCGCCGCCGACACGAAATCGACCGCCGAAGACATCGAGCAGCGACTCGAGCGGATCGACGAACAGACGGCCGAGACCGCGACGGAGGTCCAACAGACCGCCGACCGGGTCGCCGAACACGTCGACTCCGTCGAGAACGCCGTCGAAGCGCTCGACGAAATCGCCGACTACGCCGACCGGACGAACGAGGGCGTCCAAGAGATCTCCGCGGCGACCGAAGAGCAGGCGGCCTCGACCCAGGAGGTCGTCGCCATGGTCTCGTCGGCGACCGACATCTCCGAATCGACGGCCGCCGAGGCCCAGCGCGTCGCCGCGGCCGCGGAGGAACAGACCTCCGCCCTCTCGGAAGTCACCGAGAGCGCGAGCTCGCTCACCGATCAGGCGTCGTACCTGAGCGAGACGCTCGATCACTTCGAGACCGACGAGGTGGCAGATGTAGATGTCTCCGCCGACGACTACGACACCGACGGCGAGACGATCGCGTTCGACGAGACGGAGATCGACGGCGCCGACGGTGCTACCGAGAGCGTCGATAGCGACTCGAGCACGGAGCCCGACGAGGATGCCAGCGAGGTCGAAGCCGAATCGAACGGCGGGATCACGGACGCGGGTAGTATCGATCGAGACGCTGAACCGGAACCCGATACCGACGCCGTAACCGACTCGGTCCCCGACGATGAGACGCCCGATTCGGTCGACGGGGCCGACGCCGCCGAACTCGACGAGGCGGAGACCGAGACTGAAACCGCCGAAGACGACGCGGCGGCGAACTCGGAACCGAGAGACAGCGACGCTGGAGACGGCACTGATGACGACCGCGGTGACGGCGGTGCCGTCCCGTCGGACCGCGAGAGCGGGTTCACGTTCAGCCAGTTCGACGACGAGTAA
- a CDS encoding TRAM domain-containing protein: MADCPLADDCPEFSERISGMGCQHYGDRGGKEWCNHYGQPIEDLKTQPVKSGEEVVIDVVDMHESGAGVGRTEDGFIVMVDGVLPEARARVEITRVHSNHARAEELELLPMDPDGEDEDDGEDAAVGDDDDDDTVDDESDADESDDGPQRERLGSRDNFWGS; the protein is encoded by the coding sequence ATGGCAGACTGTCCACTCGCCGACGACTGCCCCGAGTTCTCCGAGCGAATCTCGGGAATGGGATGTCAACATTACGGTGATCGGGGTGGCAAGGAGTGGTGTAACCACTACGGCCAACCGATCGAAGACCTCAAGACACAGCCGGTCAAGTCGGGCGAGGAAGTCGTCATCGACGTCGTCGACATGCACGAGAGCGGTGCCGGCGTCGGTCGAACCGAAGACGGATTCATCGTGATGGTCGACGGCGTCCTGCCGGAAGCCCGTGCGCGAGTCGAGATCACGCGAGTTCACAGCAATCACGCGCGCGCCGAGGAGTTGGAACTCCTTCCGATGGACCCCGACGGCGAGGACGAAGACGACGGCGAGGACGCGGCGGTCGGAGACGACGACGACGATGACACCGTCGACGACGAGTCCGATGCAGACGAGAGCGACGACGGTCCCCAGCGCGAGCGACTCGGCAGTCGCGACAACTTCTGGGGTTCGTAA
- a CDS encoding electron transfer flavoprotein subunit alpha/FixB family protein → MTDILAVADHRRGELRDVSYEIITAGRQLADETGGDLHLAVISGTVDDFADKLNRDGVDAIHTVSHGEEFNHDVYTQTITQLYDELAPQYVLTPNSVNGLDYAPAVANQLDLPVVTDTIDLDNDGETLVATREMYGGKVETTNELTGGAVVTIRGAEWPAAEGTGDAAIEAFEADIDEDAVGSTVNGFEEVGGGDVDISEADLLVSIGRGIEEEENLDLIRDLADALGATLSSSRPIVDNGWLPKNRQVGQSGKVVTPDVYIAIGISGAVQHVAGMKGSDTIVAINTDPNAPIMDIADYAIVDDLFDVVPELIDEFQ, encoded by the coding sequence ATGACGGACATCCTCGCGGTCGCGGACCACCGCCGCGGCGAACTGCGCGATGTCAGCTACGAGATCATCACCGCCGGCCGCCAACTGGCGGACGAGACCGGTGGCGACCTCCACCTCGCGGTCATCAGCGGCACCGTCGACGACTTCGCCGACAAGCTCAACCGCGACGGCGTCGACGCGATCCACACCGTCTCCCACGGCGAGGAGTTCAACCACGACGTCTACACGCAGACGATCACGCAGCTCTACGACGAACTCGCCCCGCAGTACGTGCTGACGCCGAACAGCGTCAACGGGCTCGACTACGCCCCCGCCGTCGCCAACCAGCTCGATCTCCCGGTCGTCACCGACACGATCGACCTCGACAACGACGGCGAGACGCTCGTCGCGACCCGCGAGATGTACGGCGGCAAGGTCGAGACGACCAACGAGCTCACGGGCGGCGCGGTCGTCACGATCCGCGGTGCCGAGTGGCCCGCTGCGGAGGGCACCGGCGACGCCGCGATCGAGGCCTTCGAGGCCGACATCGACGAGGACGCCGTCGGCTCGACCGTCAACGGCTTCGAGGAAGTCGGCGGCGGCGACGTCGACATCAGCGAGGCCGACCTGCTGGTCTCGATCGGCCGCGGGATCGAGGAAGAGGAGAACCTCGATCTGATCCGCGATCTGGCGGACGCACTCGGCGCGACGCTGTCGTCCTCGCGCCCGATCGTCGACAACGGCTGGCTGCCCAAGAACCGACAGGTCGGCCAGTCCGGGAAGGTCGTCACCCCCGACGTCTACATCGCAATCGGGATCTCCGGCGCGGTCCAGCACGTCGCCGGCATGAAGGGCTCCGATACGATCGTCGCGATCAACACGGACCCCAACGCGCCGATCATGGACATCGCCGACTATGCCATCGTCGACGACCTCTTCGACGTCGTGCCGGAACTCATCGACGAGTTCCAGTAA
- a CDS encoding ABC transporter substrate-binding protein — MSDRLHRRKLLSGFCGVGLGGLAGCLSSVPGLDSNDIEDGSDVGGTDRTLRLGIMQPLSGNLETVGKPMRNAAELPIRQVEDEISLDIEYEVVDTETSPSTGVQGAATLVDEGYPMVNGPAASDVTLQATQQVLIPYRSVCCSPGATTPTITSLNDAGLVFRTAVSDSLQAVVLADRAANDLGHDSAATLYANNDYGWQLSQAFSRSFRSDHGGTVSAQVPLTEGQDTYEGAIERARADDPELLVVIGYPETGGQVFADLGADAEEDILVTDGLQDSDLHEQVDYSLDGIRGTAPLVDAPGTETFTELFEDTYEAEPGVFTPHSYDASAVLLLANAYAGQNDGTAIRNAMQAVTTGDGEEITPESLADGIELAARGDSVTYQGASSSVDFDDNGDVTDAIFEYWEFDESADGGIAELDRVSS; from the coding sequence ATGTCTGATCGACTGCATCGTCGAAAACTACTATCCGGTTTCTGTGGCGTCGGCCTCGGTGGCCTCGCCGGCTGTCTCAGTTCGGTTCCCGGACTCGACTCCAACGACATCGAGGACGGGAGCGACGTCGGGGGAACCGACCGAACGCTCAGACTCGGCATCATGCAACCGTTGAGTGGGAATCTCGAGACCGTCGGGAAACCGATGCGAAACGCCGCGGAACTCCCGATTCGACAGGTCGAAGACGAGATTTCGCTCGACATTGAGTACGAAGTCGTCGATACCGAAACCTCGCCGTCCACGGGCGTCCAGGGTGCAGCCACGCTGGTCGACGAGGGGTATCCGATGGTCAACGGCCCGGCGGCCTCGGACGTGACGCTGCAGGCGACTCAGCAGGTTCTCATTCCGTACCGTTCCGTCTGCTGTTCCCCCGGCGCGACCACGCCGACGATCACGTCGCTCAACGACGCCGGGCTGGTCTTCCGGACCGCGGTCTCCGACTCGCTGCAGGCGGTCGTGCTCGCCGACCGGGCGGCGAACGATCTCGGCCACGATAGCGCCGCGACCCTCTATGCGAACAACGACTACGGCTGGCAGTTGAGCCAGGCGTTCTCGCGCTCGTTCCGGAGCGATCACGGCGGAACGGTTTCGGCGCAGGTCCCGCTAACGGAAGGGCAGGACACCTACGAAGGTGCGATCGAACGAGCCAGAGCGGACGATCCCGAACTGCTCGTCGTGATCGGGTATCCGGAGACCGGCGGACAGGTGTTCGCCGACCTGGGTGCCGACGCCGAGGAAGACATCCTCGTCACCGACGGCCTGCAGGACAGCGACCTCCACGAGCAGGTCGATTACTCGCTCGACGGCATCCGCGGCACCGCGCCGCTGGTCGACGCACCGGGGACCGAGACGTTCACGGAGCTGTTCGAGGACACCTACGAGGCCGAACCGGGCGTCTTCACGCCTCACTCCTACGACGCGAGTGCCGTCCTGTTACTCGCGAACGCCTACGCCGGGCAAAACGACGGGACCGCCATTAGAAACGCCATGCAGGCGGTTACGACCGGCGACGGCGAGGAGATCACACCGGAGTCCCTCGCCGACGGGATCGAACTCGCGGCCCGAGGAGACTCCGTCACGTACCAGGGAGCCTCGAGTTCGGTCGACTTCGACGACAACGGCGACGTGACCGACGCGATCTTCGAGTACTGGGAGTTCGACGAAAGCGCGGACGGCGGTATCGCCGAACTGGACAGGGTGAGTTCGTAA
- a CDS encoding Tfx family DNA-binding protein has protein sequence MIDDVEGLLEEIGFDPETSVLTYRQAQVLALRERDVSQADIADALGTSRANVSSIESSARENVAKARETVAFAEALRAPVRVRVPEGTDLYDVPQLVYDACDEAGVKVDHTAPDLMKVVSDAAGSAVTGRQVSTPLIVGVTSEGMVRVRHQD, from the coding sequence GTGATCGACGACGTCGAGGGTCTCCTCGAGGAGATCGGGTTCGATCCCGAGACGAGCGTGTTGACCTACCGGCAGGCGCAGGTGCTCGCACTGCGCGAACGCGACGTCTCGCAGGCCGACATCGCCGACGCGCTCGGGACCTCGCGGGCGAACGTCTCGTCGATCGAGTCGAGCGCCCGCGAGAACGTCGCGAAAGCCCGCGAGACGGTCGCGTTCGCCGAGGCGCTTCGCGCACCGGTCCGGGTTCGGGTACCCGAGGGAACCGACCTCTACGACGTGCCCCAGTTGGTCTACGACGCCTGCGACGAGGCCGGCGTCAAGGTCGATCACACCGCGCCGGACCTGATGAAGGTCGTCAGCGACGCCGCAGGGTCGGCCGTCACCGGGCGACAGGTATCGACGCCGCTGATCGTCGGGGTGACCTCGGAGGGGATGGTCCGCGTTCGCCATCAGGACTGA
- a CDS encoding MBL fold metallo-hydrolase: MERISLSNSAFEGDNNAYLFIDGSTAALIDTGDWTRATRQGLAAALADRGLEFADIDRIFLTHWHHDHCGLAGDIQAESGADVYAHAADAALIEGDEDAWEAMYDRQERYFEEWGMPEAKREILRERMRLDVATTETPTVTPFADGDTFSVSGTELEVVHTPGHAAGLCMFEADLERGRAVFSGDTLLPVYTPNVGGADVRVDRPLEKYLRALRGITEADYARAWPGHRDPIDDPAGRAQYIIDHHAERSWRVLDALDRLGPCDTWTVSADLFGELDSIHILHGPGESSAHLEHLERAGTVVRDGTEYRLADGVADELAGLEEERWPLEY, translated from the coding sequence ATGGAACGGATTTCCCTGTCGAACTCGGCCTTCGAGGGAGACAACAACGCCTACCTCTTCATCGACGGATCGACGGCGGCACTGATCGATACCGGCGACTGGACGCGAGCGACCCGCCAGGGACTCGCGGCGGCACTCGCCGACCGCGGGCTCGAGTTCGCGGATATCGACCGCATCTTCCTCACGCACTGGCACCACGACCACTGCGGGCTGGCCGGCGACATTCAGGCCGAGAGCGGGGCCGACGTGTACGCACACGCCGCCGACGCGGCGCTCATCGAAGGCGACGAAGACGCGTGGGAGGCGATGTACGACCGCCAAGAGCGCTACTTCGAGGAGTGGGGCATGCCCGAGGCCAAGCGGGAGATCCTGCGCGAGCGGATGCGCCTCGACGTGGCGACGACCGAGACGCCGACCGTGACCCCGTTCGCGGACGGCGACACGTTCTCGGTTTCCGGCACCGAACTCGAGGTCGTCCACACCCCCGGTCACGCGGCCGGGCTGTGCATGTTCGAAGCCGACCTCGAGCGCGGTCGGGCGGTCTTCTCCGGCGATACGCTGTTGCCGGTCTATACCCCGAACGTCGGCGGTGCGGACGTACGCGTCGACCGCCCGCTCGAGAAGTACCTCCGCGCGCTGCGAGGGATCACCGAGGCCGACTACGCCCGCGCGTGGCCGGGCCACCGCGACCCGATCGACGATCCCGCCGGGCGGGCGCAGTACATCATCGACCACCACGCGGAGCGCTCGTGGCGGGTCCTCGACGCGCTGGATCGGCTCGGCCCCTGCGATACGTGGACGGTCAGCGCCGACCTGTTCGGCGAACTCGACAGCATCCACATCCTCCACGGCCCCGGCGAGTCCTCTGCGCATCTGGAACACCTCGAGCGGGCGGGCACCGTCGTTCGCGACGGCACCGAGTACCGACTCGCTGACGGCGTCGCCGACGAACTCGCCGGACTCGAGGAAGAACGTTGGCCACTCGAGTACTGA
- a CDS encoding electron transfer flavoprotein subunit beta/FixA family protein has translation MKILVTVKEVATVEDEFEIEGTEIAEQYLGADLNEWDDYAIEEAVQLQEDGIADEVVTVTIGPEECEQTIRQALAKGADRAVRVWDDSLEGVDLLDVNAKTEILSAVIEEEDPDLVLSGVQAGDDSFAATGVSVAENLGYQWGAVVNHLEHEFDDDDVASVRRELEGGVEELTEIDLPAVLTIQTGINEPRYASLRGIRQAQRKELDVKALADIGVDESTVESELDLTAMYEPESESDATFWEGSPEETASELGELLRDKGVAQ, from the coding sequence ATGAAAATTCTCGTTACGGTCAAAGAGGTGGCGACCGTCGAAGACGAGTTCGAGATCGAGGGAACCGAAATCGCGGAGCAGTACCTCGGTGCCGACCTCAACGAGTGGGACGATTACGCGATCGAAGAGGCCGTCCAGCTTCAGGAAGACGGCATCGCCGACGAAGTCGTGACGGTCACGATCGGGCCGGAAGAGTGCGAACAGACCATTCGGCAGGCGCTCGCGAAGGGTGCCGACCGCGCCGTCCGCGTCTGGGACGACTCCCTCGAGGGCGTCGACCTGCTCGACGTCAACGCCAAGACGGAGATCCTGAGCGCCGTCATCGAGGAGGAGGACCCCGACCTCGTGCTCTCGGGTGTTCAAGCCGGCGACGACAGCTTCGCCGCGACCGGCGTCTCGGTCGCCGAAAACCTCGGCTACCAGTGGGGCGCCGTCGTCAACCACCTCGAGCACGAGTTCGACGACGACGACGTGGCCTCCGTGCGACGCGAACTCGAGGGCGGCGTCGAGGAGCTCACCGAGATCGACCTGCCTGCGGTGCTGACGATCCAGACGGGTATCAACGAGCCCCGCTACGCCAGTCTGCGGGGCATCCGACAGGCACAGCGCAAGGAACTCGATGTCAAGGCGCTGGCCGACATCGGCGTCGACGAGAGCACCGTCGAGTCCGAACTCGATCTGACGGCCATGTACGAGCCCGAAAGCGAGAGCGACGCGACGTTCTGGGAGGGCAGCCCCGAGGAGACCGCCTCGGAGCTGGGTGAACTGCTCCGCGACAAGGGGGTGGCACAATGA